In Hypomesus transpacificus isolate Combined female unplaced genomic scaffold, fHypTra1 scaffold_188, whole genome shotgun sequence, a genomic segment contains:
- the LOC124489259 gene encoding uncharacterized protein LOC124489259 produces MPPHSAPSPATSAAVALPCPVPAAAGALPTPAPSTIPPPLHRKDQDVSQWNCSQNQKMWMKTEMESLGLWPGSRPVRHLMGMISLWRHPPQPELIDPVYDMPSPKYFQLHPFFIWKPEHAIMERVRNNYILPCLYGCSTPHVVSAGVGRPRVIIGTSGQYYILASRLNCKTCKRYWFADKPQWMEMLPQLFCNILPAFLTHKKAICKTVMDELCRTGRSATDMANQLNEALHLRYERAHLAYLLTVQNVQDGDSGLYGQKTITGTMRKDNTPDPFGTYDLTNGWCGVAISPRYLVDCLVHEYHRGALIRNHVLVMNENWMILSWVMLQSESDRSLEPMYEGLSHRYDSAGLPKAKYQWVDRDCCADFRIPNLDPQEHLHWDSWKTTEAVVTGATSGNLTNSCASRGKYSSDITVKLDLFHCMRRFSRECVSEHHTLHSTFCRFLSAAFCVVDQTDLQRLTEAYAFCGIRPANPTKQHIREHCRTKVPQPTELLERVESVLKQFFLETDPNGVYLFKPSMLKLWRLQRVHILRGCLSDPEEEDGILYRHGGTVQLNHVKGEGAAVPVWIPVRGTSQQEGFHAHQARWITGNCVSSELFQAQGMMGMARWNFQRLVDLKLPDVKLPAVFDPVLIMQLNVASERVTGHAKYPALQLSHRDTGERFGLQYVEPGCRPVPLDWFKNRSQGADEEGAEEEEADRVVADQPFITPEDNDDVFGEASGVLPQTTVQPVQSTSTQGLPTTPALPITANPRAARTMSIKAGGLLYVLDHSRWTEAMKEVIDGLIGIHQGSKDFLQRVDSDYAGLVQAASRDPNSLLHPTTKQHISQYVKHWAKRTNASTSLNTSPEKLLETQQLWQHLTAESETKSVPVVTIPPAAVNPPGRDPQEAPLTKAAIEDMVRDIVQKQTALQQQQQQQLGKKKTRNCLACGQPKSRYQGDGSSIHLFYQSGEVKYFYCSQRVHKLYAAEGLNDPRMPFEDFADTPFFGKELEAAKLRSAEARRLADLRGKRRAAEQQPTGRLCKFCRKPIKQGPESPHVYHSFRGVAGRYIYCPTRVLSLYKADGMNAEMTWGEFQQSAFYKAEKKRWAEEKGK; encoded by the exons ATGCCACCGcactctgctccatctcctgccaCGTCTGCTGCTGTCGCTCTACCCTGTCCTGTTCCAGCCGCAGCTGGTGCGCTACCTACCCCAGCTCCGTCTACCATCCCACCACCACTCCATAGGAAGGACCAAGACGTCAGCCAGTGGaactgctcccaaaaccagAAGATGTGGATGAAAACGGAGATGGAATCTTTGGGACTTTGGCCAGGATCTCGACCTGTACGACATCTGATGGGTATGATCTCCTTGTGGCGTCATCCACCCCAACCAGAACTCATAGATCCAGTCTATGATATGCCATCTCCCAAGTACTTCCAGCTACATCCATTTTTCATTTGGAAACCGGAGCATGCAAttatggagagagtgaggaacaaTTACATTTTACCCTGCCTCTACGGCTGCTCCACTCCCCATGTGGTTTCGGCAGGAGTTGGGCGACCCCGGGTCATTATTGGGACCAGCGGCCAGTACTACATCTTGGCCTCTCGGCTGAACTGCAAAACATGCAAGAGGTACTGGTTCGCTGACAAACCCCAGTGGATGGAAATGCTGCCACAACTCTTCTGCAACATCCTGCCAGCATTTCTCACCCACAAAAAAGCCATCTGCAAAACGGTAATGGATGAGCTATGTCGCACAGGGAGGTCGGCCACAGACATGGCAAATCAGCTGAATGAGGCTCTGCACCTACGGTACGAGAGGGCACACCTTGCCTATCTGTTGACTGTACAGAATGTGCAGGATGGTGACTCCGGCCTGTATGGGCAGAAGACCATCACAGGCACCATGCGGAAGGACAACACCCCTGATCCCTTTGGTACCTACGACTTGACCAATGGCTGGTGTGGGGTAGCCATCAGTCCCCGCTACCTAGTAGACTGCCTCGTACATGAGTACCACC GTGGTGCTCTCATCCGGAACCATGTCCTCGTGATGAATGAGAACTGGATGATCCTGTCCTGGGTGATGCTTCAGTCAGAGAGTGACCGGTCGCTGGAACCCATGTACGAGGGGCTGTCTCATCGCTACGACTCAGCTGGACTGCCGAAGGCAAAGTACCAGTGGGTGGACAG GGACTGCTGTGCTGATTTCCGGATCCCAAACCTTGACCCCCAGGAGCACCTCCACTGGGATTCATGGAAAACCACGGAAGCTGTGGTGACGGGGGCAACATCTGGGAACCTGACCAACTCATGTGCCTCCCGGGGAAAGTACAGCAGCGACATCACTGTCAAACTGGACCTTTTCCATTGCATGCGGCGGTTCTCAAGGGAGTGCGTGTCAGAGCACCATACACTCCACAGCACTTTCTGCCGGTTCCTCAGTGCTGCATTCTGTGTGGTGGACCAGACTGACCTGCAGAGGCTGACGGAGGCATACGCCTTCTGTGGGATCAGGCCTGCCAATCCCACAAAGCAGCATATCCGGGAACACTGCCGGACCAAG GTACCACAACCtacagagctgctggagagagtggagagcgtCCTCAAACAGTTCTTCCTAGAGACAGATCCCAATGGTGTCTACCTCTTCAAGCCGTCCATGCTAAAGCTGTGGAGACTCCAGAGGGTGCACATCCTGAGAGGCTGCCTGAGTGATCCAGAAGAGGAGGACGGGATCCTTTACAGACACGGAGGAACAGTGCAGCTCAACCACGTCAAGGGTGAAGGAGCAGCTGTCCCAGTGTGGATCCCTGTGAGAGGCACCTCCCAACAGGAGGGTTTCCATGCGCATCAGGCACGGTGGATCACAGGCAACTGTGTTTCCTCCGAGCTCTTCCAGGCTCAAGGCATGATGGGCATGGCACGGTGGAACTTTCAGAGATTGGTGGATCTGAAGTTACCGGACGTGAAGCTACCTGCAGTCTTTGACCCAGTGCTCATCATGCAGCTGAACGTGGCATCGGAGAGGGtgaccggccatgccaaataccCTGCACTGCAGTTgagccacagagacacaggggagagatTTGGCCTGCAGTATGTGGAGCCAGGCTGTCGCcctgtgcctctggactggttcAAGAACAGGTCCCAGGGGGCTGATGAAGAGggagctgaggaagaggaggctgacCGGGTGGTCGCCGACCAGCCCTTCATCACGCCAGAAGACAAT GATGACGTCTTTGGTGAGGCTTCTGGAGTCTTGCCCCAGACCACAGTCCAGCCAGTCCAATCAACCTCCACTCAAG GTCTGCCAACGACACCTGCACTGCCCATCACAGCAAACCCGCGTGCTGCTCGCACAATGTCCATCAAGGCAGGCGGGCTTCTGTACGTCTTGGACCATTCCCGGTGGACAGAGGCCATGAAGGAGGTCATCGACGGCCTCATAGGAATCCACCAAGGGTCGAAGGATTTCCTGCAGAGGGTGGACAGTGACTACGCTGGCTTGGTGCAGGCTGCTTCCCGTGATCCCAATAGCCTGTTGCATCCAACAACAAAGCAACACATTTCACAGTATGTGAAGCATTGGGCAAAGCGGACCAACGCCAGCACGTCCCTGAACACCAGCCCAGAGAAACTTCTGGAGACGCAGCAGCTGTGGCAGCACCTGACGGCAGAGAGTGAGACCAAGAGCGTGCCGGTGGTGACCATACCACCCGCTGCGGTCAATCCACCTGGGAGAGATCCCCAGGAGGCCCCTCTGACCAAGGCTGCTATCGAGGACATGGTGCGGGACATAGTCCAGAAGCAGACGGCactgcaacaacagcagcagcagcagctgggcaAAAAGAAGACGAGGAACTGTCTTGCCTGTGGCCAGCCGAAGTCGCGATACCAGGGAGACGgttcctccatccacctcttCTACCAGTCTGGGGAGGTCAAGTACTTTTACTGCTCACAAAGAGTCCACAAGCTCTATGCAGCAGAAGGCCTGAATGACCCCAGAATGCCGTTTGAGGACTTTGCGGACACCCCTTTCTTTGGGAAAGAGCTTGAGGCAGCCAAGCTCAGGTCAGCAGAGGCACGGAGGTTGGCTGATCTGCGGGGGAAACGGAGGGCGGCAGAACAGCAGCCCACCGGTCGGCTCTGCAAGTTCTGCCGCAAGCCCATCAAGCAGGGGCCAGAAAGCCCCCATGTGTACCATTCGTTCCGGGGTGTGGCGGGCAGGTACATTTACTGTCCTACCAGGGTGCTGTCCCTGTACAAGGCAGACGGAATGAATGCTGAAATGACCTGGGGGGAGTTTCAACAATCAGCCTtctacaaggcagagaagaagaggtgggctgaggagaaggggaagtag